A segment of the Carassius carassius chromosome 21, fCarCar2.1, whole genome shotgun sequence genome:
aactagaggggtctaagtttatatgacgccatagacgggcgacaaaacagaaataaagaaacgtgccgtgtcttctaattaaactataattttctccggattttaaagttcgtggaaactgtcgggataatgcaagtacacaacaaaaaaaatatataacatagatatagtgatatctgctatttctaaagcagaaaaattacatattgcgcctttaacattaaaaacataaaacattaatttaatttatcttttaattattgaaaattaacttaactttttggtaaataaaggggatttactattaaaaagaaaacatggaagaaatgctgtgtgattaaacttaaaaaaataataatgtttgattttttttttttttttagtggtaggctatgtacattctgctgaacaatagtctttaacctgacttttattttgacgggttgacgtacctatacagttctgtgaatgtgatgactggattccgcaattccctctttgttttctgcatcgcggaaatcatagggccataGTTGTGtcatgccagctctatcttgcaatggacacaggCCACTACGTTCTCTTTacatttgcccgcgccctcaaatcaaaacactgctgactccttgcagtttgCGATTTCggactcagcgcttgtgtctccttccgctttgtgggtgacgtaaacgcgttgtgtcacattaaaagaatcattgcgaaagaacctgacatgagatttaaaatgaattaaaagaggcttcgaggcagaggaatttgcctcgatctttttttgtaatcgagttaatcgagtaactcgaggaatcgtttcagccctagttattaatgacataattatgatttttcgatgaactaaccctttaaagcatcTGAAAACAGTGAACATTATGCTAAAGTAAATGCATTTATCCTTCtcatttactgtttttttgtCTTACCATCTGAGTGAGTGCTCCCTTCTCTTCGTCCCCACTGCCTGTTCCTGTGCCTCGCGTTGCAGCTGGAGCTGTTTTTGGTGCAGATTTAGGTGCTGTGGCTGAACGCTGTGGAGCTGAACATCAAGAACATCCATCACCTTGTTAAACATACTCATCAACCTGCCTCCAGGATTAGGGTCAATTCTAGCCTCAAATTGACCAATTGAATAAATTATTAACTGatttcatttcatatatatataagctaaaaaaaacaagaaacttAAAAGGAAAATTATAGTTCTAGAATAATTACACCAACAAATGCCATTGACCCAAAAGAGAACTGCATGACTGTTCTTTTAAAATGTGCAGTACTTGGAAATGTAGGAATCACCATAATGTGAGGAAAAACACCCAGAGGTGAAGCAACCTTGTTGTCAATGTGCTTGTACTAAAACTTGCAGTTTTCAATATCTTACCAACAGGAGCCATTGGCTTGACTGCAGGTGTGATGCCTGTGTCTGAAGCGAACAGAAATCCATGCACAGGCATTGTAAGGCTCCAGTCATTCTTACACATGTTAAAGCAGCTAAAGCATGTAGGATTGGCTCACTGGTGCGTGACTGGGTCACACCCACATTTTTTGGCCTCATAATCCATAACAGCTGCAGCTGTCATGCACCTGTTAGCATTAGGACAGCTAGCTTCCGACAATAATGCTAGTCTCTATATGATCAAGGAATatatgaaccaaaaaaaaaaaacaattataagttgatatttattaaaatgatagATCATTCATTGAATATTAGTTGGACATTTATGTATGCCATTTTAACCATTAGGATAAGCCTAAATAAATGGAACTTCCTGTTTGGTCTTTCTCCTTACCTGAACTGGGTTTCTTTGGTTTGTTGGCtgtagctgctgctgctggacTCTGATTGGTGGGCATTTCTTGTCCCTGTCTAGCTGCCACCGGATCATATTCCTTCCCATCATAATTTGCATCGAAGAACTTCTTAAACCATTGCACAAACTCAAAGTTATCCTGGAACTTGCCTTTCACAAGCTTGTCAACAGGAATAATCTGCACAGAGGCGTAAACTGTTACAAAGAAGTTCCACTTCACATATTGaacattatgaatatattttgtgaaGCAAAATGGAACGTAGCATCATTTGCATGCGAATGAATTTGACTGGTTGACATACTTTGCTAACTCCCATCTTTTTGAAGCTGCCTTGAAGGAGTTTGAAGTTATGGATGTATTCGTGCTCAAGTTTGGCCTGGAATTTGATTTTCTTCAGTGGAATACATGATGGGAACAGCATGTCCATGAATTGACAGTAAGCAGCACCttaaaacacattattaaaaacatagccagtaaataatataaaatattaaaaataaagccaTACAGGTCCCAACCCAAACAAAAACCCCTTTCATCCCTTCCCTACACTGTACTATCTTTGTCTATTTCCTCACTAACTGCTGACTCAAGACAGCGACAAATTCAGTATGCAAATGGCTGTCAATCTatgatacattattattatatgtaatcTTTCTGCTCAAAATGCAATCTAGGCTTTATGTCAATCTCAAACTCTGTCAGTAATGATGTGAATGACGCTCAggttgtgtgtgtgaaatgaaaGGACCAGACAGCTGATCACTGACCTGAGCACAGTTGCTCGATCTTGGCATGGCTCATCTGTAAAGACTCGTTTATCCATGTGAGCATGTCATGGCGGCTGAGGTTTTCACTTGTCACTGAAGTCGAGTACACGTTCACAGCCATGGCTGGGACGAAACCGACGATCTAAGGCTGATGGAGACACTTTTCCGCTGAAGCTGCAGGACAGATAGTTTGTGGGAAAAAGAGTTAAAGCCACATTTCcttaaacacacattcacaccctTCAGCCCAGCTACATCATCATCTTTACTTCCTACTTAATGTCACTTCACTGCGGCTGCATATTTACATATAAAGGTCTAAATCGAGTACATTACTTACGGGATAAAAATctgatctttattttaaaaagtttgtcTCGTTAACTTTTTAGGATTCCGATTTAACGCTCCACTTTAATGTCAGTCAAAGTATTCAACTGGTGTTAATCTGTCAGAATTTTTTATAGGGTAACGTTAACGTTATTCATACAAACAGCTTATACTCCACGTTATGTTTACGTTTCAACCGTTGTATTTTTAACTGCTGAACATTTAAATCGTAACATTAGATGAGATATATCGTCCAAATGAACAAAACTATCAATAAAGTATTGATTTTCTGTAAAGTAAAGTGTTTCTGTTGTGCGTGTCACCGATCAAATCAACGCCTTTTTATCTTACATTTGGCTCTGGATGGGAGTGAAGCGGGCTGCAGTTTCACCGGCGCGTCGTTCGTAAAGTGCCGCTTCTGCAGCAGGCTGCCAACGGCCTAAAGCCCGAAACCACAGCACACGCTAACTAACTATTCAcagatgtcaaaataaaagtcgccATTCGGAAATAAACATTTGGCTACCTACTTTAATTTTGTCAAAGTAAAAGTAATAATCAACAAATTAAGAATCACTATTAAACGCATaacacaaaaactaaagttgAAAGAAATCAATTTTGGtagatttaataatataaaaatacaatgaaaaaaatgtatggtGTGTAGGCTTTATTTTACTAATCTAAATCACTCTCACACATGTACATGTTATTTTCCATTTCCTATTTGTTGTTTCAAGTTACCTATTCTATTACCTTATCTCatctattaaatattatttttattgaactAAATTTGAATGTCTTTGAGTAATTCTCATCTCATGCTTCTTAGCACATTACtaaaacagcaataaaaaaacacatttgacacATTGGTCTGAAGGAAGGAATGTTTAGTTTGGTAGGTTGATAAAACAattaattggcaaaaaaaaaaaaaaaaaatcagacagaTCAAAAAAGTTGGGTGCAGTTTATTTTTCTTCACTGATGTTAGTACAAGCATGAAATATTAAAGCTAGGTAAACAGACTATatcaaaagattaaaataaaatcagtctTGTCAATCATCAGTCCAGGGAAATCATTCTAGATCTACATACATCATTAGCATATCATTTAGCACCAAAACACATCAGGGTTTTGAATGAcccattcaaaagaaaaaaaaaaaaatgtattaagggCAATTTCAAGAGtacaaatatattgtatattctgttcacaaagaattgaataaaaataatcaaGTGTGACGCTAAAGATCACAGTCCTTTGAGGCCTGCTGGTGTTGAAAAGACCTGAGGAAGATATTCTTTATAACCATACCGCACCTCCAAAATTACACATGGACcatcattttacaaaaatcaCATGTAACACAGCACCAACACAGTTCCTACTGGGAATTTCTAAAGCTTTGCTACAAGACATAGATATCCAGAAGGCATCAAGACGTAATCCAGTTAAATGATATTTCACCAAAAGCACACATAACACCTCAAGCTGGCCCATGCCTCACTAAAACTGGTTtaatcaagcttagtttgagtaaGTTGGTATACATTTTTAGAAAACTACAAAAATTTAAAGATAAGCTTTGATTCATTTGACCAAACGTCCTCTTTTTCTCCCCAGACATGACCTAGATGGGATTTCTGAGTGACATAAAATGGAtttgttttcctattgtttttaTACTTTAAGGTAATGACTGAAAATAAATCTGACCGATAGCATGCAGGTATAGTATATAATCAATTGATAGAAATCCATGCCAGAAAATGTCAGGAAAACAGATGATGTATGGTCACACTAGCTTTGACCGGTGACAGTCCGAACCACAAATCACCATGATCCacataatgctaaaaaaaatacacatgctAAACAACTACAAAGAAAACAtggtatttatacacacattcTGACGCACCTAATTTCACACTGACAGTGGACCACAATTAATAACGAAATGTATCGAGACATTTCAAAGATATAATTTAGACACTTGAACTAGACAAAGTAGTCAAAATTATTCCATTTAAAGTAGTCTTAAGTCAAGCCAGTTACAATCAGtttacaatttcttttttctACATAAAAAAATAGCCTATCAGTTTGTAGGCACTTATTCAGAGTTTAAGCCCTTGATCACATTGCATCAATTTCGATAAAAAGGCTTCAGTTAACTCTCACTTGGATATTGTAGTATGCGAAATCCTccccaaaaataacaaacaaatgcTGCAGTGACCACAGTTTCAGCCAACAGTTTAAAATCGGAAGTGCATACAGGTAACAAATGgggcaaaatgaaaaacaaaatacttaATGTTAAGGGTTGATGATCGGTTTCTTGTAAAATGATGATAGTGTGGACAACAATGCTTTAAAAATGCTCAAAAATAGTCTTAAAACAGCAGTGTTGCtctgcagatttattaaaaatgatagattacaaaaaaaaaaaaaaaaaaaaagctttggaaGGCTACTGTCAACTCCAATCTAACAGCCCAAGGTTTGAGTCAAATTGAATGGCACAGACAACATTTGTTCTTCTGAATACATGGAGCACTATAAGATTGCATGTAttcctatgaaaaaaaaaacgcagTTTAATTGAAACCCAAGTCATCTACGCTGTATATtaacattcatttcatttaaatagaTGCTCCTTAAtaggaaaacatttaaatgttgacTTAGTACAGTTGTCATGATGGCCAAACATCCTGTATTATAAAACTGCACAGTGGACTGATAACattactataatttaaaaaattctaaaatgcaATATTTAACAACAGGACGTTTATTCCTAAAACACGGAAAcgatttaatgtaaaaatgtgctCTAAAAAGATGACATAAGTTTAAAACTGCTAAACCAAACCAAACTAATATTaacttattaaattataaataggcATAAAGCGGCATTCCTCCAGACAATGAACAAATCACAGAATGGCACTGAGGTAGTGGGTGAAGTATCGTGTGGCTCTCTCCAGCataaaaatcactttaaaatgtACAAGTTAAAAATGACAGTACTTAAAAAAATCCAATCCAAAAGTGGCTGTGCATTCCAAGAATAAATCATCAGGATAACATGCTTTCTGAACTTAAGAACAAATGCAACATTAAAATTTGGCAATATTCTGAGGTCAGAATCTGcagggagaagagaaaaaaaacaaaacaaaaaaaaaacaaattcatttatCTGAGAGACTTAATTTGGACCTCCAGTGCCAGTGCTGCCTGGACCAGATGGTGGTTTACTCGCAAGCAAAGTAATCCTTCAAAGGGGCAAAGAGGTGTCGGATCACGGGAACGCTCCAGGACCGCCCAAGCAGCTTCTGCCTATGTCCTCGCCCCATATTATTCACATCGGTGTAATGCTTTGGAAACCcaaatattctgaaaaaaaaaaaatacaactgtttaGAGCCACATTAATGCCACTTTTTAACCAAACCCATTGAATTACTATATGCAAATTGCAAACCTGATATTGCTAAACTCAGAGTAAAATTTAGTTCATATAAATATACCTGACCTCTCCATTTCAGTGCACCAAAGATAGTCCTCTTTTCCATTCATGGTGACCGGCAGAGGCCCCATCTTCCCTTGTTTGATGGAGTTGGACTTGGTGGTGATAGTGCGAACTTTGCTGAACTGATGAAATCGAAATAAGATGTAATTGTTTTTGACATTCTACCATATAACTTAGTTAAACCTAGAGTCCTGACACTCATGTATATTTTCTAGGACTGCTGTAAACTAAAACTACAAATGAAAATTTGTATTTGTGCAATTCTTTTATTTCATTCACAAAATATCAACTTTTCTGTCAGAAGATACAATAAATTTACCATTGCGGTTCGTCCGACCTCCAGGCAGTCCTGCAGTTCTACTTTATCAGTGAGTGAAGTCGCAAGTGGTCTAAAAACACAAATTCACATTAATCTGTGCATACATCTATTACTGAACATGCAAACATGTCCATGAAGTTACACTTTATGTTTACAGATATGTGTGATTGTTTGTGTGCCCCTGCATTTATACCGGTTCATTCCAGGTAAATTTCCCCAGAAGTAGCGAGCCCTGTGGGCTGGGCTTACTTTCACAGCATCAATCATCACAGGATTACACTGGAAACAGATAAATGCATGATAATTCATAATCTACAACCACAACAACAATGATGGGATGGGAAGGGTTGGGATGGGAACACCATTGGTAAATAGCATGTATAAAggtgctttgtccacttttggcAAAAGATTTTCCTATGCAAAGTTTGCATCAGGTTCaacataatgtgtaaaaataatcgACTTCTGTTCTGTGTAAGATCTGtttctaatgtgaccacacctcTAACCTGGTgggaaaaataaagagaaaaagtaTTTTTACCTCCAGGAAACGACAGATATCAGCCTTGTCATGGGCACTCATGGCTACTACGTTCTCAAAGAGCCAGAAAAAGGGCCGATCATCATCCTCTCTCGGCCTCATCATAGTTAACATACggtaatattcaaagaacagccGACCTGTGCCTTCTGAAAGAACATGAGAACTATGAAATATCCCTTTTTGAAACAGTTACACAAATCCATGCTCAGATTCAACTCTATTGAAAAGGTAACAAAGTACAAGAAAATGATAAACATCTTACCAAAAAGACCTTTTCTGGCTGGATTCACCATGGCCAGGTCATTACATGGACTTCCACCAATCAGGAGGTCAAATGGCCCCCACTCGGCCAGCTACAAAATGGTATGACAAAAAGGAAGCTtaaaaaaatgttctttacacagTGACTTGCCCTGGTTCCCCgttgaaaaaaacagcatatgctggttaggtatgttttgaagcataaCCACTCCTGCTCAGGACCATCTTAGACCAGCAGTCATGCTTCAAACCATACCCAACCAAGGATATGCGTTTTTTTTAACATGGTTCTTACAGATATGAGAAAGACTTTATATAAAATAGCAATGTTTAGCCATTAAATCTAGTTAACTGTTAAAATCTT
Coding sequences within it:
- the mapre1a gene encoding microtubule-associated protein RP/EB family member 1a isoform X2, whose translation is MAVNVYSTSVTSENLSRHDMLTWINESLQMSHAKIEQLCSGAAYCQFMDMLFPSCIPLKKIKFQAKLEHEYIHNFKLLQGSFKKMGVSKIIPVDKLVKGKFQDNFEFVQWFKKFFDANYDGKEYDPVAARQGQEMPTNQSPAAAATANKPKKPSSAPQRSATAPKSAPKTAPAATRGTGTGSGDEEKGALTQMINDLKATIADMEKERDFYFGKLRNIELICQEKEGEGDPTLQRIVDILYATDEGFVIPEDEAGEPEEF
- the mapre1a gene encoding microtubule-associated protein RP/EB family member 1a isoform X1, which gives rise to MAVNVYSTSVTSENLSRHDMLTWINESLQMSHAKIEQLCSGAAYCQFMDMLFPSCIPLKKIKFQAKLEHEYIHNFKLLQGSFKKMGVSKIIPVDKLVKGKFQDNFEFVQWFKKFFDANYDGKEYDPVAARQGQEMPTNQSPAAAATANKPKKPSSDTGITPAVKPMAPVAPQRSATAPKSAPKTAPAATRGTGTGSGDEEKGALTQMINDLKATIADMEKERDFYFGKLRNIELICQEKEGEGDPTLQRIVDILYATDEGFVIPEDEAGEPEEF